The following proteins are encoded in a genomic region of Oryza brachyantha chromosome 11, ObraRS2, whole genome shotgun sequence:
- the LOC107305270 gene encoding uncharacterized protein LOC107305270 isoform X1, translating into MAEEADANAVADDGGVEEAPLVERMTRVPLDVVDWLLALRREQFADAASGYQFMHPAGFLEASPEEIAEEWRELMDEGFEAGDWFEKADDVIERWIELVRAQIEIKDGDGGRRRQAGDH; encoded by the exons ATGGCGGAGGAGGCAGACGCCAACGCGGTGGCCGATGATGGCGGGGTCGAGGAGGCTCCGTTGGTGGAGAGGATGACCCGGGTGCCGCTGGACGTGGTGGACTGGCTGCTCGCTCTCCGACGAGAGCAattcgccgacgccgcctccggctACCAGTTCATGCATCCGGCCGGCTTCCTCGAGGCCTCGCCGGAGGAGATCGCCGAAGAGTGGAGGGAGCTGATGGACGAGGGGTTCGAGGCCGGCGACTGGTTCGAGAAAGCCGACGACGTGATCGAGAGGTGGATCGAGTTGGTGCGAGCACA GATCGAGATCAAAGACGGTGATGGCGGTCGGCGACGACAAGCCGGAGACCACTGA
- the LOC107305270 gene encoding uncharacterized protein LOC107305270 isoform X2 encodes MAEEADANAVADDGGVEEAPLVERMTRVPLDVVDWLLALRREQFADAASGYQFMHPAGFLEASPEEIAEEWRELMDEGFEAGDWFEKADDVIERWIELDRDQRR; translated from the exons ATGGCGGAGGAGGCAGACGCCAACGCGGTGGCCGATGATGGCGGGGTCGAGGAGGCTCCGTTGGTGGAGAGGATGACCCGGGTGCCGCTGGACGTGGTGGACTGGCTGCTCGCTCTCCGACGAGAGCAattcgccgacgccgcctccggctACCAGTTCATGCATCCGGCCGGCTTCCTCGAGGCCTCGCCGGAGGAGATCGCCGAAGAGTGGAGGGAGCTGATGGACGAGGGGTTCGAGGCCGGCGACTGGTTCGAGAAAGCCGACGACGTGATCGAGAGGTGGATCGAGTTG GATCGAGATCAAAGACGGTGA